A genomic region of Drosophila kikkawai strain 14028-0561.14 chromosome X, DkikHiC1v2, whole genome shotgun sequence contains the following coding sequences:
- the LOC108083578 gene encoding uncharacterized protein produces MLIASCLLFVLLKCHTAPALAQEEVTSARQYVNFTELSLAVQESLVAHEERQQERARHQGHRSRRAVKRVCYGELGCFEDSGPFAYLEMLPSPPEEINTKFYFYSTRQRSDRPLMELSFLNMTNAFRGKRETETSTSAPPVEGSARSSSSSSSSTSSSSLSSPGNLTLSGQKKITPTIDDLEGFDELSVRVIVHGFGSACPHVWIYEMKTALMAVEDCIVICVDWENGATFPNYVRAAANTRLVGKQLAMLLRNLQQHKGLDLMRTHVIGFSLGAHVSGFAGAELPGLSRITGLDPAGPLFEAQHPKVRLDSSDAEFVDVIHSNGENLILGGLGSWQPMGHVDYYPNGGRVQTGCSNLFVGAVTDFIWSAQAAEDEEGRSLCNHRRAYKFFIDSVAPRCLFPAFPCASYDDFLKGRCFPCAQDDEDLAEGVPRCGNMGYYADRSTGRGQLYLLTREEEPFCAHQFQLQIFNSFNDLPLRTIGRLEAILEGDGGLNETFEISEKDDAEFFAGDIVSKIIVPHPALGFPTTLSLHYKSYSGWLSKGLPHWDIDKVVLTDSFGRSHSLCRPSTKLSSGNPVRLRLHSGNCELDNQEDYGAYTTHPSGSANPTLSPTDVPDSSVQETAVDGVESAKQRKDIFNLGTSFKLASNQSYHPLGQDDELPWQPILVGNSLDNETAAAAATAESSRSLSSEPASEIFEPVLKDRRLAVNRGRNLQDYGTTNGPEIVEPVLKATTPRVKQGKDLDLSGDIEQDQTSSSMNSSSSSVPPPPTPPKMMAQMGTDEPQTVQLLPFRLGELLQRAERYARETLLPLISVQAPRFFGFNVTPHDRDAVRPSESRKPRYIPRYEESAFLNATSTLKRRSQKANRRSSSSPSLVQQRNLFRLMRARSRKQNAEGEEWQDQEEPQQQKQGKPVEAGNEVNYYTNMLQSESRSMRPEVPEYRAVFIDLPTYRPPVSQAGTAASASASASVSVSATISRGRRRSRSSSALP; encoded by the exons ATGCTAATTGCCAGCTGCCTTCTCTTCGTGCTGCTCAAGTGCCACACGGCCCCTG ctttGGCCCAGGAGGAAGTGACCTCAGCGCGGCAGTATGTTAACTTCACGGAACTATCGCTGGCGGTGCAAGAGTCACTGGTGGCCCACGAAGAGCGCCAGCAGGAGCGAGCCCGTCATCAGGGTCATCGCTCCCGCAGGGCCGTAAAACGGGTTTGCTATGGAGAGTTGGGCTGCTTCGAGGACTCCGGACCATTTGCCTATCTGGAGATGCTGCCCTCACCACCAGAGGAGATCAATACCAAGTTCTATTTTTATTCCACGCGGCAGAGATCTGACAGGCCGCTAATGGAGTTGTCTTTTCTGAACATGACAAATGCCTTTCGCGGCAAGCGGGAGACGGAGACCAGCACTAGTGCTCCTCCAGTTGAGGGCAGTGCCAGGTCATCATCATCTAGCTCCAGTtccacatcatcatcatcattatcatcccCCGGCAACCTGACCTTAAGTGGCCAAAAGAAGATCACACCCACGATCGATGATCTCGAGGGCTTCGACGAGCTGTCCGTGCGGGTCATAGTCCATGGCTTTGGCTCTGCCTGTCCTCATGTCTGGATCTATGAGATGAAAACGGCCCTCATGGCGGTG GAGGACTGCATTGTCATCTGCGTGGACTGGGAGAATGGAGCCACCTTTCCCAACTATGTCCGGGCGGCAGCCAATACCCGTCTGGTGGGCAAGCAGCTGGCCATGCTCCTTCGCAACTTGCAGCAGCACAAGGGTTTGGATCTGATGCGCACCCATGTCATTGGGTTCAGTTTGGGTGCCCATGTCTCTGGCTTTGCGGGCGCGGAGCTGCCTGGACTATCCCGAATTACGGGCTTAGATCCGGCTGGCCCACTCTTTGAGGCCCAGCATCCCAAAGTGCGTTTGGATAGCAGCGATGCCGAGTTTGTGGATGTGATCCATTCGAATGGAGAGAACCTGATACTGGGTGGCTTGGGCTCCTGGCAGCCCATGGGGCATGTGGATTATTATCCCAACGGGGGACGTGTCCAGACGGGTTGTTCCAATCTTTTTGTGGGAGCTGTGACTGATTTTATATGGT CTGCCCAGGCCGCCGAGGACGAGGAGGGACGTTCCCTGTGCAACCATCGTCGCGCCTACAAGTTCTTTATTGACTCTGTGGCTCCACGCTGCCTGTTCCCCGCCTTTCCCTGTGCCAGCTATGATGACTTCCTCAAGGGCAGATGCTTCCCCTGCGCCCAGGATGACGAGgatctggctgaaggagtacCCCGATGCGGCAATATGGGCTACTATGCTGATCGTTCCACGGGCCGTGGGCAGCTTTATCTACTCACCCGCGAGGAGGAGCCCTTCTGTGCCCACCAATTTCAGCTGCAAATCTTCAATTCCTTCAACGATCTGCCCCTGCGTACCATTGGCCGCCTGGAGGCCATACTCGAGGGCGATGGCGGTCTCAACGAGACCTTTGAGATATCCGA GAAAGACGATGCCGAGTTCTTTGCCGGCGACATTGTGTCCAAGATTATTGTCCCACATCCGGCTTTGGGCTTCCCCACCACCTTGAGTCTGCACTACAAGTCCTACAGCGGCTGGCTGAGCAAGGGGTTGCCCCACTGGGACATTGACAAGGTTGTGCTCACGGATAGCTTTGGGCGTAGTCACTCCCTGTGCCGGCCAAGCACCAAGCTGAGCAGCGGCAATCCGGTTCGTTTGCGTCTCCATTCGGGCAATTGTGAGCTGGACAACCAGGAGGATTATGGTGCCTACACCACCCATCCGTCCGGTAGCGCTAATCCCACCCTGTCGCCCACCGATGTGCCCGACTCCAGTGTCCAGGAAACGGCAGTAGATGGCGTGGAGAGCGCCAAGCAGAGGAAGGATATCTTCAATCTGGGCACCAGCTTCAAGTTGGCCAGTAATCAGAGCTATCATCCCCTTGGCCAGGATGATGAGTTGCCCTGGCAACCCATTTTGGTGGGCAACTCCCTGGACAATGAgacggcagcggcggctgcAACTGCGGAATCGAGTCGCAGTCTGTCCTCGGAACCTGCCAGTGAGATCTTTGAGCCAGTGCTCAAGGATCGTCGGCTGGCGGTTAATCGGGGACGCAATCTGCAGGATTATGGCACCACCAATGGTCCTGAGATTGTGGAGCCCGTGCTGAAGGCCACCACGCCGCGTGTAAAGCAGGGCAAGGATTTAGACTTGTCCGGTGACATCGAACAGGATCAGACGTCATCGTCGATGAACTCTAGTTCCAGTTCAGTTCCTCCGCCGCCTACTCCACCCAAAATGATGGCCCAAATGGGAACGGATGAACCGCAGACTGTTCAGCTTTTGCCTTTCCGACTAGGCGAGCTACTGCAGCGGGCGGAGCGCTACGCCAGGGAGACGCTGTTGCCCCTGATCTCGGTGCAGGCGCCTCGATTCTTTGGCTTCAATGTGACGCCCCATGATCGTGACGCAGTGCGTCCATCGGAGTCACGCAAGCCGCGGTACATACCACGCTATGAGGAGTCCGCCTTTTTGAATGCCACCTCCACTCTGAAGCGGCGCTCCCAGAAGGCAAACCGTCGCTCATCGTCTTCGCCCTCCCTGGTGCAGCAAAGGAATCTTTTCCGGTTGATGCGAGCCCGCTCCCGTAAGCAGAACGCGGAGGGAGAGGAGTGGCAGGACCAGGAggagccgcagcagcaaaagcaggGCAAGCCGGTTGAGGCGGGAAACGAGGTCAATTACTACACGAATATGCTGCAGTCAGAGTCGCGATCCATGCGGCCAGAGGTGCCGGAATATAGGGCCGTATTTATAGATCTGCCCACTTATAGGCCACCTGTAAGTCAGGCTGGAACTGCTgcttccgcttccgcttcggcttccgtttccgtttccgctacCATTTCCAGAGGTCGAAGACGCAGCAGATCCTCATCAGCGCTTCCCTGA
- the Vps4 gene encoding vacuolar protein sorting-associated protein 4, with translation MAAGTTLQKAIDLVTKATEEDRNKNYAEALRLYEHGVEYFLHTIKYEAQGEKAKDSIRAKCLQYLDRAEKLKEYLKKGKKKPIKEGGESSAKDDKDKKSDSDDEDGDDPEKKKLQSKLEGAIVIEKPEVKWSDVAGLDAAKEALKEAVILPIKFPQLFTGKRIPWKGILLFGPPGTGKSYLAKAVATEANRSTFFSVSSSDLMSKWLGESEKLVKNLFELARQHKPSIIFIDEIDSMCSARSDNENDSVRRIKTEFLVQMQGVGNDTDGILVLGATNIPWVLDSAIRRRFEKRIYIPLPEAHARLVMFKIHLGNTTHVLTEQDLKELAGKTDGYSGADISIVVRDALMEPVRKVQTATHFKKVTGPSPTNKDEIVNDLLVPCSPGDEGAVEMNWMDVPSDKLFEPPVTMRDMLKSLSRTKPTVNDDDLKKLRKFTEDFGQEG, from the exons ATGGCAGCCGGAACCACTCTACAGAAGGCCATTGATCTGGTGACCAAGGCCACCGAAGAGGATCGCAACAAGAACTATGCGGAGGCACTGCGTCTGTACGAGCACGGCGTGGAGTACTTCTTGCACACCATTAAAT ATGAGGCTCAGGGCGAGAAGGCCAAGGACTCGATACGGGCCAAGTGCCTGCAGTATCTGGATCGGGCCGAGAAGCTCAAGGAGTACTTGAAGAAGGGCAAGAAGAAACCAATCAAGGAGGGTGGCGAGTCCAGTGCCAAGGATGACAAGGACAAGAAGAGCGATAGCGATGACGAGGATGGCGATGATCCCGAAAAGAAAAAGTTGCAGAGCAAACTGGAGGGTGCCATTGTCATTGAGAAACCGGAGGTTAAATGGTCCGATGTCGCTGGCCTAGATGCCGCCAAGGAGGCACTAAAGGAGGCCGTCATATTGCCCATCAAATTCCCGCAACTCTTCACCGGCAAGCGTATACCGTGGAAGGGTATCCTGCTGTTTGGACCACCCGGTACGGGTAAATCCTATCTGGCCAAGGCCGTCGCCACCGAGGCCAATCGTTCCACATTCTTCTCGGTATCCAGCTCGGATCTAATGTCCAAGTGGCTGGGCGAGTCCGAGAAGCTGGTCAAGAATCTCTTCGAGCTGGCACGCCAGCACAAGCCCTCGATCATTTTCATCGATGAAATCGATTCAATGTGCTCGGCGAGATCGGACAATGAGAACGATAGTGTGCGTCGCATCAAGACCGAGTTTTTGGTCCAAATGCAGGGCGTTGGCAATGATACCGATGGCATTCTCGTGCTGGGCGCCACCAATATACCCTGGGTGTTGGACTCGGCCATCCGGCGACGTTTCGAGAAGCGCATCTACATTCCCCTGCCGGAGGCACATGCCCGCCTTGTCATGTTCAAGATCCATTTGGGCAACACCACACACGTCCTGACCGAACAGGATCTCAAGGAATTGGCCGGCAAGACCGATGG CTACTCTGGCGCGGATATATCCATTGTGGTGCGCGATGCCCTGATGGAACCAGTGCGTAAAGTGCAAACGGCCACGCATTTCAAGAAGGTAACTGGCCCCAGCCCCACCAACAAGGATGAGATTGTCAATGATCTGCTGGTTCCCTGCTCGCCCGGCGACGAGGGAGCCGTTGAAATGAATTGGATGGATGTGCCCAGCGATAAGCTCTTTGAACCGCCCGTAACCATG CGTGACATGCTAAAGTCCTTGTCGCGCACGAAACCCACGGTGAACGATGATGATTTGAAGAAGCTGCGCAAATTCACAGAGGACTTTGGCCAGGAGGGTTAG
- the LOC108083481 gene encoding mitochondrial fission process protein 1, whose protein sequence is MSDDKIFIRRDDNKEATHKNQEVDIYRDTFIRYMGYSNEIGEAFRPLVPKSLVAATYGMAIGYVCTDTFDKALRLQMEGASTKEVVIRGGDVFAWQMMASVAIPGLVINRITWATRSLLTRAPVAVLKTVPTLVGLASIPLIIHPIDNLVDRVMDATYRKVVR, encoded by the exons ATGTCGGACGACAAGATATTCATAAGGCGCGACGACAACAAGGAGGCCACCCACAAGAACCAGGAGGTGGACATCTACCGGGACACCTTCATCCGCTACATGG GTTATAGCAACGAGATTGGCGAAGCCTTTCGCCCGCTGGTTCCCAAATCTTTGGTGGCAGCCACCTACGGCATGGCCATTGGTTACGTCTGCACAGATACCTTCGACAAGGCGCTGCGCCTACAAATGGAGGGGGCATCCACCAAAGAGGTGGTCATCAGGGGCGGCGATGTCTTTGCCTGGCAAATGATGGCCTCTGTGGCCATACCGGGATTGGTCATTAATAG AATCACCTGGGCCACACGTTCTCTGCTAACCCGGGCCCCCGTGGCCGTGCTCAAGACCGTGCCCACGCTGGTGGGTCTGGCCAGCATTCCGTTGATCATCCATCCCATTGACAATTTGGTGGATCGTGTTATGGATGCCACCTACCGCAAGGTGGTGAGATAG
- the Gss2 gene encoding uncharacterized protein Gss2 isoform X3 has translation MWPTTRSSSPQPWRRQSRWTSLRPICLTYIARFWLTALPRFVLSELGHADKLHNMPSNNALAGLCDGMVKAWDIYAKPKAVILFIIEDVSYNICDQRFHEFYIRETYPHIKVLRRTLTEVHKEGKLGQSKELLLGNQEVAVIYFRAGYEPGHYHSQAEWDARYLMETSLAIKCPSIHYHLAGTKKVQQALAQPAVLERFINDPDEIKAVGKIFTGLYSLDDNEAGNATYEMALRTPEKFVLKPQREGGGNNVYGVDIPDALKRMSRVERSAWILMDLIHPPLTRGYMVRPGGDMPPQIVEMVSELGIFGVVIGDAEHIVHNYQAGHMLRTKLSTANEGGVAAGLGALDSPYLIDTDEEQN, from the exons ATGTGGCCCACGACGAGGAGTTCATCACCACAACCCTGGCGGAGACAATCAAGGTGGACGAGTTTACGGCCAATCTGTTTAACATATATCGCAAGGTTCTGGCTCACGGCTTTACCCAG ATTTGTACTTAGTGAGCTGGGACATGCGGATAAGTTGCATAAT ATGCCTAGCAACAATGCCCTTGCTGGACTCTGCGATGGCATGGTCAAGGCCTGGGACATTTATGCCAAGCCCAAGGCTGTCATCTTGTTCATCATCGAGGATGTGTCCTATAACATTTGCGATCAGCGTTTCCATGAGTTCTACATCCGGGAAACCTATCCGCACATCAAGGTGCTGCGCCGCACCCTCACTGAAGTCCACAAGGAGGGCAAGCTGGGCCAGTCCAAGGAGTTGCTACT tgGCAATCAAGAGGTGGCCGTCATCTATTTCCGTGCTGGCTACGAGCCCGGACACTATCACTCGCAGGCTGAGTGGGATGCCCGCTATCTGATGGAGACATCGCTGGCCATCAAGTGTCCATCGATTCATTACCATTTGGCCGGTACCAAGAAGGTGCAACAGGCTCTGGCCCAGCCGGCCGTTCTAGAGCGTTTCATCAATGATCCGGATGAGATTAAAGCCGTGGGTAAGATATTTACGGGTCTGTATTCCCTGGACGACAATGAGGCGGGCAATGCCACCTACGAGATGGCTTTGCGTACTCCTGAAAAGTTTGTGCTGAAGCCACAGCGCGAAGGTGGCGGCAATAATGTCTACGGCGTGGATATTCCGGATGCACTCAAG CGCATGTCGCGCGTGGAGCGCTCCGCCTGGATCCTGATGGACCTCATCCACCCACCGCTAACCAGGGGCTATATGGTGCGACCTGGCGGCGATATGCCGCCCCAGATCGTTGAAATGGTCTCCGAGCTGGGCATCTTTGGAGTGGTGATCGGGGATGCCGAGCATATTGTCCACAACTATCAGGCGGGACATATGCTGCGCACAAAGCTCTCAACAGCCAATGAGGGCGGTGTGGCCGCTGGCCTTGGCGCCCTCGACAGTCCCTATTTGATCGATACCGATGAGGAGCAGAActag
- the Gss2 gene encoding glutathione synthetase isoform X2, with translation MSSEANTPVLPNCIRLPLPEDELMEVVAKAKDYAIMHGAAMRSKTAFSPDSLNFAPFVLVPSSFPRKEFEKAVALQPIINRLMHNVAHDEEFITTTLAETIKVDEFTANLFNIYRKVLAHGFTQAYSIGLLRSDYMAHVYEGCAIKQVEINTVASSFAGIATQLVPQQKFVLSELGHADKLHNMPSNNALAGLCDGMVKAWDIYAKPKAVILFIIEDVSYNICDQRFHEFYIRETYPHIKVLRRTLTEVHKEGKLGQSKELLLGNQEVAVIYFRAGYEPGHYHSQAEWDARYLMETSLAIKCPSIHYHLAGTKKVQQALAQPAVLERFINDPDEIKAVGKIFTGLYSLDDNEAGNATYEMALRTPEKFVLKPQREGGGNNVYGVDIPDALKRMSRVERSAWILMDLIHPPLTRGYMVRPGGDMPPQIVEMVSELGIFGVVIGDAEHIVHNYQAGHMLRTKLSTANEGGVAAGLGALDSPYLIDTDEEQN, from the exons atgtcCAGCGAGGCCAATACACCCGTTTTGCCCAACTGCATCCGGCTGCCACTGCCGGAGGACGAGCTGATGGAGGTGGTGGCCAAGGCCAAGGACTATGCCATCATGCACGGCGCCGCCATGCGTTCCAAGACCGCCTTTAGTCCAGATTCACTTAAC TTCGCGCCCTTTGTGCTAGTTCCATCGTCATTTCCCCGCAAGGAGTTTGAAAAGGCAGTGGCCCTGCAGCCAATTATTAACCGATTAATGCACAATGTGGCCCACGACGAGGAGTTCATCACCACAACCCTGGCGGAGACAATCAAGGTGGACGAGTTTACGGCCAATCTGTTTAACATATATCGCAAGGTTCTGGCTCACGGCTTTACCCAG GCTTATAGCATCGGTCTGTTGCGATCCGACTATATGGCACACGTGTACGAGGGCTGTGCGATAAAGCAGGTCGAGATCAACACGGTGGCCTCCAGTTTCGCTGGCATTGCCACCCAATTGGTGCCGCAGCAGAA ATTTGTACTTAGTGAGCTGGGACATGCGGATAAGTTGCATAAT ATGCCTAGCAACAATGCCCTTGCTGGACTCTGCGATGGCATGGTCAAGGCCTGGGACATTTATGCCAAGCCCAAGGCTGTCATCTTGTTCATCATCGAGGATGTGTCCTATAACATTTGCGATCAGCGTTTCCATGAGTTCTACATCCGGGAAACCTATCCGCACATCAAGGTGCTGCGCCGCACCCTCACTGAAGTCCACAAGGAGGGCAAGCTGGGCCAGTCCAAGGAGTTGCTACT tgGCAATCAAGAGGTGGCCGTCATCTATTTCCGTGCTGGCTACGAGCCCGGACACTATCACTCGCAGGCTGAGTGGGATGCCCGCTATCTGATGGAGACATCGCTGGCCATCAAGTGTCCATCGATTCATTACCATTTGGCCGGTACCAAGAAGGTGCAACAGGCTCTGGCCCAGCCGGCCGTTCTAGAGCGTTTCATCAATGATCCGGATGAGATTAAAGCCGTGGGTAAGATATTTACGGGTCTGTATTCCCTGGACGACAATGAGGCGGGCAATGCCACCTACGAGATGGCTTTGCGTACTCCTGAAAAGTTTGTGCTGAAGCCACAGCGCGAAGGTGGCGGCAATAATGTCTACGGCGTGGATATTCCGGATGCACTCAAG CGCATGTCGCGCGTGGAGCGCTCCGCCTGGATCCTGATGGACCTCATCCACCCACCGCTAACCAGGGGCTATATGGTGCGACCTGGCGGCGATATGCCGCCCCAGATCGTTGAAATGGTCTCCGAGCTGGGCATCTTTGGAGTGGTGATCGGGGATGCCGAGCATATTGTCCACAACTATCAGGCGGGACATATGCTGCGCACAAAGCTCTCAACAGCCAATGAGGGCGGTGTGGCCGCTGGCCTTGGCGCCCTCGACAGTCCCTATTTGATCGATACCGATGAGGAGCAGAActag
- the Gss2 gene encoding glutathione synthetase isoform X1, which yields MSSEANTPVLPNCIRLPLPEDELMEVVAKAKDYAIMHGAAMRSKTAFSPDSLNFAPFVLVPSSFPRKEFEKAVALQPIINRLMHNVAHDEEFITTTLAETIKVDEFTANLFNIYRKVLAHGFTQKISLGMLRSDLMLESCCPELSTQAQRPAAGEDTAVDGMDVALAVNSVGTAAAGTGRKAAAAATEQEEQLKRKAANPIQSAYCCWKQVEINTIASGFGHLGPASKIIQRFVLSELGHADKLHNMPSNNALAGLCDGMVKAWDIYAKPKAVILFIIEDVSYNICDQRFHEFYIRETYPHIKVLRRTLTEVHKEGKLGQSKELLLGNQEVAVIYFRAGYEPGHYHSQAEWDARYLMETSLAIKCPSIHYHLAGTKKVQQALAQPAVLERFINDPDEIKAVGKIFTGLYSLDDNEAGNATYEMALRTPEKFVLKPQREGGGNNVYGVDIPDALKRMSRVERSAWILMDLIHPPLTRGYMVRPGGDMPPQIVEMVSELGIFGVVIGDAEHIVHNYQAGHMLRTKLSTANEGGVAAGLGALDSPYLIDTDEEQN from the exons atgtcCAGCGAGGCCAATACACCCGTTTTGCCCAACTGCATCCGGCTGCCACTGCCGGAGGACGAGCTGATGGAGGTGGTGGCCAAGGCCAAGGACTATGCCATCATGCACGGCGCCGCCATGCGTTCCAAGACCGCCTTTAGTCCAGATTCACTTAAC TTCGCGCCCTTTGTGCTAGTTCCATCGTCATTTCCCCGCAAGGAGTTTGAAAAGGCAGTGGCCCTGCAGCCAATTATTAACCGATTAATGCACAATGTGGCCCACGACGAGGAGTTCATCACCACAACCCTGGCGGAGACAATCAAGGTGGACGAGTTTACGGCCAATCTGTTTAACATATATCGCAAGGTTCTGGCTCACGGCTTTACCCAG AAAATATCGCTGGGAATGCTGCGCAGCGACCTAATGCTGGAGTCTTGCTGTCCGGAGCTATCAACGCAGGCCCAGCGTCCGGCAGCTGGCGAGGATACCGCTGTGGATGGTATGGATGTGGCTCTGGCTGTGAATTCTGTGGGAACTGCTGCAGCTGGCACTGGGaggaaggcagcagcagcagcgacggagcaggaggagcaactGAAACGAAAAGCGGCCAATCCCATTCAGTCCGCTTACTGCTGCTGGAAACAAGTCGAGATCAATACAATAGCTTCGGGCTTTGGCCATTTGGGACCAGCAAGTAAAATCATACAAAG ATTTGTACTTAGTGAGCTGGGACATGCGGATAAGTTGCATAAT ATGCCTAGCAACAATGCCCTTGCTGGACTCTGCGATGGCATGGTCAAGGCCTGGGACATTTATGCCAAGCCCAAGGCTGTCATCTTGTTCATCATCGAGGATGTGTCCTATAACATTTGCGATCAGCGTTTCCATGAGTTCTACATCCGGGAAACCTATCCGCACATCAAGGTGCTGCGCCGCACCCTCACTGAAGTCCACAAGGAGGGCAAGCTGGGCCAGTCCAAGGAGTTGCTACT tgGCAATCAAGAGGTGGCCGTCATCTATTTCCGTGCTGGCTACGAGCCCGGACACTATCACTCGCAGGCTGAGTGGGATGCCCGCTATCTGATGGAGACATCGCTGGCCATCAAGTGTCCATCGATTCATTACCATTTGGCCGGTACCAAGAAGGTGCAACAGGCTCTGGCCCAGCCGGCCGTTCTAGAGCGTTTCATCAATGATCCGGATGAGATTAAAGCCGTGGGTAAGATATTTACGGGTCTGTATTCCCTGGACGACAATGAGGCGGGCAATGCCACCTACGAGATGGCTTTGCGTACTCCTGAAAAGTTTGTGCTGAAGCCACAGCGCGAAGGTGGCGGCAATAATGTCTACGGCGTGGATATTCCGGATGCACTCAAG CGCATGTCGCGCGTGGAGCGCTCCGCCTGGATCCTGATGGACCTCATCCACCCACCGCTAACCAGGGGCTATATGGTGCGACCTGGCGGCGATATGCCGCCCCAGATCGTTGAAATGGTCTCCGAGCTGGGCATCTTTGGAGTGGTGATCGGGGATGCCGAGCATATTGTCCACAACTATCAGGCGGGACATATGCTGCGCACAAAGCTCTCAACAGCCAATGAGGGCGGTGTGGCCGCTGGCCTTGGCGCCCTCGACAGTCCCTATTTGATCGATACCGATGAGGAGCAGAActag
- the Gss2 gene encoding glutathione synthetase isoform X4, whose protein sequence is MSSEANTPVLPNCIRLPLPEDELMEVVAKAKDYAIMHGAAMRSKTAFSPDSLNFAPFVLVPSSFPRKEFEKAVALQPIINRLMHNVAHDEEFITTTLAETIKVDEFTANLFNIYRKVLAHGFTQICT, encoded by the exons atgtcCAGCGAGGCCAATACACCCGTTTTGCCCAACTGCATCCGGCTGCCACTGCCGGAGGACGAGCTGATGGAGGTGGTGGCCAAGGCCAAGGACTATGCCATCATGCACGGCGCCGCCATGCGTTCCAAGACCGCCTTTAGTCCAGATTCACTTAAC TTCGCGCCCTTTGTGCTAGTTCCATCGTCATTTCCCCGCAAGGAGTTTGAAAAGGCAGTGGCCCTGCAGCCAATTATTAACCGATTAATGCACAATGTGGCCCACGACGAGGAGTTCATCACCACAACCCTGGCGGAGACAATCAAGGTGGACGAGTTTACGGCCAATCTGTTTAACATATATCGCAAGGTTCTGGCTCACGGCTTTACCCAG ATTTGTACTTAG